From a single Candidatus Brevundimonas phytovorans genomic region:
- a CDS encoding phosphoribosylaminoimidazolesuccinocarboxamide synthase → MNSKRKKIYEGKAKILYEGPEPGTLIQYFKDDATAFNAQKKATLEGKGVINNRISEFIMSRLNGIGVTNHFIKRLNLREQLIREVEIIPLEVVCRNIVAGSLATRLGQEEGTALPRSIIEFYYKKDELNDPMVTEEHITAFNWATTQELDDILAMTVRVNDYLCGMFGAVGITLVDFKIEFGRVWENDFARVILADEISPDSCRLWDTATGEKLDKDRFRRDMGDVIESYTEVARRLGIMKDMPTVIQGGLH, encoded by the coding sequence ATGAATTCCAAGCGCAAGAAGATCTACGAAGGCAAGGCCAAGATCCTTTACGAGGGTCCCGAGCCGGGCACGCTGATCCAGTATTTCAAGGACGACGCGACCGCCTTCAACGCCCAGAAAAAGGCGACGCTGGAAGGCAAGGGCGTGATCAACAACCGCATCAGCGAGTTCATCATGTCGCGCCTGAACGGCATCGGCGTGACCAACCACTTCATCAAGCGTCTGAACCTGCGCGAGCAACTGATCCGCGAAGTCGAGATCATTCCGCTGGAAGTCGTCTGCCGCAACATCGTCGCCGGCAGCCTGGCGACGCGCCTGGGCCAGGAAGAGGGCACCGCCCTGCCCCGTTCGATCATCGAATTCTACTACAAGAAGGATGAGTTGAACGACCCGATGGTGACGGAAGAGCACATCACGGCCTTCAACTGGGCCACGACCCAGGAGCTGGACGACATCCTGGCCATGACGGTCCGCGTCAACGACTACCTGTGCGGCATGTTCGGCGCCGTCGGCATCACCCTGGTGGACTTCAAGATCGAGTTCGGCCGGGTGTGGGAAAACGACTTCGCCCGCGTCATCCTGGCTGATGAGATCAGCCCGGACAGCTGCCGTCTGTGGGACACCGCCACCGGCGAGAAGCTGGACAAGGACCGCTTCCGTCGCGACATGGGCGATGTGATCGAAAGCTACACCGAGGTGGCCCGCCGCCTCGGCATCATGAAGGATATGCCGACCGTGATCCAAGGGGGACTGCACTAA
- the purS gene encoding phosphoribosylformylglycinamidine synthase subunit PurS: protein MAKVKVHVFLKPGVLDVQGKAVEGALQGLGWAGVANARVGKMIEFDLDDSVSDKEAEVKRMCDTLLANTVIESYRIEVA from the coding sequence ATGGCCAAGGTGAAGGTTCACGTCTTCCTCAAGCCCGGCGTTCTGGACGTGCAGGGCAAGGCCGTTGAAGGCGCCCTGCAGGGTCTGGGCTGGGCCGGCGTCGCCAACGCCCGCGTCGGCAAGATGATCGAGTTCGATCTCGACGACAGCGTGTCCGACAAGGAAGCCGAGGTGAAGCGAATGTGCGACACCCTGCTGGCCAACACGGTCATCGAAAGCTACCGGATCGAAGTCGCCTGA
- a CDS encoding N-acetyltransferase has protein sequence MILRPETETDRAAIQALTAAAFDGHPHSDGSEPRIIEALRDAGALTLSLVAEVDGQVVGHAAFSPVEWPGQGDWFGLGPVSVAPDSQNQGIGRQLIEAGLDDLRRRGARGCVVMGEPAYYGRFGFVQDPRLTYPGPPPDYFMALAFGAIEGSGEVRYHPAFG, from the coding sequence ATGATCCTGCGGCCCGAAACGGAAACGGATCGGGCCGCAATCCAGGCTCTGACGGCGGCGGCCTTTGACGGCCATCCGCACAGCGACGGCTCTGAGCCGCGCATCATCGAGGCCCTGCGCGACGCCGGCGCCCTGACCTTGTCGCTGGTGGCCGAGGTCGATGGACAGGTCGTCGGCCACGCCGCCTTTTCCCCCGTTGAATGGCCCGGCCAAGGCGACTGGTTCGGCCTCGGCCCGGTGTCCGTCGCGCCGGACAGCCAGAACCAGGGCATAGGCCGCCAACTCATTGAAGCGGGACTGGACGACCTGCGCCGACGCGGCGCGCGCGGCTGCGTCGTCATGGGCGAGCCGGCCTATTATGGTCGCTTCGGCTTTGTCCAAGACCCGCGCCTGACCTATCCCGGCCCGCCGCCGGACTATTTCATGGCCCTGGCCTTTGGGGCTATCGAGGGATCAGGCGAGGTGCGCTACCACCCCGCCTTCGGCTGA